In a genomic window of Acidimicrobiia bacterium:
- a CDS encoding CoA transferase: MFFLFSTSGSGRSSCPRYNPPQPGKGESVDSGLLSGLRVVEGAVFVAGPLGGMTLAQLGADVIRFDPIGGGLDYLRWPVTETGESLYWAGLNKGKRSIALDLRSDEGRELAMSLITAPGPDAGIFLTNYPEGGWIDYDRLVVRRPDLIMCHILGNSDGSTAVDYTVNAAVGYPVITGPEESDGVVNSVLPAWDLITGMTAATGILAADRHRHRTGEGRLLKLPLFDVALATLGHLGHIGEVQVNDDDRARHGNYLFGAFGRDFVTADGRRVMVVAITTRQFRGIIEATGLETELAAIEKDLGFALRSDGDLFTARKAIAGILEAWIATHSLASIAAVFDANRVLWGPYQTMRELLEEDPRASAANPMLEEIDQPGIGRYLMPGSPLDIGPDRLPPRAAPLLGQHTDEILSEVLDLTGAEIGRLHDLKVVASA, from the coding sequence ATGTTCTTTCTTTTTAGCACCTCCGGCTCAGGCCGGTCGAGCTGTCCTCGGTACAATCCCCCGCAGCCAGGGAAAGGAGAGTCAGTGGATTCAGGTCTGTTGAGCGGACTGCGAGTCGTCGAAGGGGCAGTCTTTGTGGCCGGGCCGCTGGGCGGAATGACCCTTGCCCAGTTGGGGGCCGACGTGATCCGGTTCGACCCGATCGGGGGAGGACTCGATTACCTGCGCTGGCCCGTTACTGAGACTGGCGAGAGCCTTTACTGGGCGGGGCTGAATAAGGGCAAGCGCTCGATTGCGCTGGATCTTCGATCAGACGAAGGTCGGGAATTGGCGATGTCCCTCATCACCGCTCCAGGCCCGGACGCCGGAATCTTCTTGACCAATTACCCGGAAGGTGGATGGATTGATTACGACCGTCTCGTGGTACGACGTCCGGATCTCATCATGTGCCACATCCTCGGCAACTCCGACGGGTCCACAGCAGTGGACTACACGGTCAACGCTGCAGTCGGATACCCGGTAATCACCGGGCCGGAGGAGTCCGATGGTGTCGTGAACTCCGTCCTTCCTGCCTGGGATCTCATCACAGGCATGACGGCGGCCACCGGGATTCTGGCGGCGGACAGACACCGCCATCGGACCGGAGAAGGCCGTCTGCTCAAGCTTCCATTGTTCGATGTTGCTCTTGCGACTCTTGGTCACCTCGGTCATATCGGTGAGGTGCAGGTCAACGACGACGATCGGGCCAGACATGGGAACTATCTCTTTGGCGCCTTCGGCCGAGATTTCGTGACTGCAGACGGCCGCCGGGTGATGGTGGTGGCGATAACCACCAGACAGTTCCGCGGCATAATCGAAGCAACCGGGCTCGAAACTGAGTTGGCGGCAATCGAGAAGGATCTGGGTTTTGCGCTCCGGAGCGATGGAGATCTCTTCACTGCACGAAAGGCGATCGCCGGAATCCTCGAAGCTTGGATCGCCACACACAGTCTGGCCAGCATCGCGGCAGTGTTCGACGCGAACCGGGTCTTGTGGGGCCCGTATCAGACCATGCGAGAACTGCTGGAGGAAGATCCGCGGGCTAGCGCTGCCAACCCGATGCTTGAGGAGATTGATCAGCCGGGCATCGGACGGTATTTGATGCCCGGGTCTCCACTCGATATCGGGCCGGACAGGCTTCCTCCACGAGCGGCGCCCCTGCTCGGTCAGCACACCGACGAGATATTAAGTGAGGTGCTCGACTTGACCGGAGCTGAGATCGGACGGCTCCATGACCTGAAGGTGGTAGCGAGTGCCTAG